In one window of Plasmodium berghei ANKA genome assembly, chromosome: 14 DNA:
- a CDS encoding U3 small nucleolar RNA-interacting protein 2, putative, whose protein sequence is MKKFNKRKNNIGKKGNYNNRNKNKRVDDSEIESDDILSSNLSEEDNNVLSKKTKFNDEIIESDENDNKNNSDEEDDYDGFNNPEERKMYLAKKYLKDMGIESSEEDESVGESENSDNEEDKKKKLSSDFSSDDSNSEKKEKIKKMLMEKESSKNRKTLLNLRDKIRIFYDEELSNNLLNSNDKRNKQNITNLSKKVKNDDNVLFFNGHKKSVTTVACPDYNLSFFDHYNYKIPNNNYDKYKDNNNYSTYNNEKLNKYNDHINSDDENESFPHSNNKNSENFKNISDKIMYPKFFENTSINTIYTGGKDACIIEWDLSRQEKVHIYKGNPDSFKDFGDQSGICHFKSIMDIYCNKYNSFFMSVGCDNLINVWDNRTKKTCMNSVIGHKNIISSIVGCNDDTEELNMEHNFFTSSYDKTIKLWDLRFFNKCINTYLGHTNNILTMNSLNQNKLLTSSSDYTIRFWNTKNDNHILFNINYEIIESCCTLNNKIFIAGTFSGSLYIFTSSYKKPICTHKNAHNSYPITALISIPFTNVFISGSYDGYVNFWEYKSTSKISANIHKIMTVQINGTINKFSFAHNYKYLFAAIGNEMKHGRWTRTNNKNGLVVIPIQFLS, encoded by the coding sequence ATGAAGAAGTTTAATAAGAGGAAAAACAATATTGGGAAAAAGggaaattataataacagaaataaaaataaaagggTAGATGATTCAGAGATCGAATCAGATGATATATTGTCATCAAATTTGTCTGAAGAAGATAATAATGTTTTaagtaaaaaaacaaaatttaatgatgaaataattgagagtgatgaaaatgataataaaaacaactCGGATGAAGAAGACGATTATGATGGATTTAATAATCCAGAGGAAAGGAAAATGTATTTAGCTAAAAAATATCTCAAGGATATGGGAATTGAAAGCAGTGAAGAAGATGAAAGTGTTGGTGAATCAGAAAATAGTGACAATGAggaagataaaaaaaaaaaattaagttCCGATTTTTCATCTGATGATAGTAATAGTgagaaaaaagaaaaaataaaaaaaatgttgatggaaaaagaaagttctaaaaataggaaaactcttttaaatttaagggataaaataagaatatTCTATGATGAAGAATTATcgaataatttattaaatagtaatgataaaagaaataaacaaaatataactaatttatcaaaaaaggtaaaaaatgatgataatgttttgttttttaatggACACAAAAAAAGTGTTACTACAGTTGCTTGCCCAGATTATAATTTATCCTTTTTCGATCactataattataaaatcccaaataacaattatgataaatataaagacaataataattattctaCATATAACAATGAAAAgttaaacaaatataatgacCATATTAATAGtgatgatgaaaatgaatCCTTTCCACATtcaaacaataaaaatagtgaaaattttaaaaatatatctgacaaaattatgtatcctaaattttttgaaaatactTCAAttaatacaatatatacaGGGGGAAAGGATGCTTGTATTATTGAATGGGATTTATCTCGGCAAGAAAAggttcatatttataaaggGAATCCAGATTCTTTTAAAGATTTTGGGGATCAAAGTGGGATTTGCCATTTTAAAAGTATAATGGATATTTattgtaataaatataattcattttttatgtcaGTTGGATGtgataatttaataaatgtatgGGATAatagaacaaaaaaaacttgCATGAACTCAGTTATAGgtcataaaaatatcataaGCTCAATAGTTGGATGTAATGATGATACCGAGGAACTAAACATGGagcataatttttttacttcatcatatgataaaacaattaaatTGTGGGATTTAagattttttaataaatgtataaatacataCTTAGGTCacacaaataatattcttaCAATGAATTCATTAAaccaaaataaattattaacaaGTTCTAGTGATTATACTATACGTTTTTggaatacaaaaaatgataatcatatattatttaatataaattatgaaattATTGAATCATGTTGTACtcttaataataaaatatttatagcAGGAACATTCTCAGGATccctttatatttttacttcATCTTATAAAAAACCAATTTGCACACACAAAAATGCACACAATTCTTATCCCATAACAGCACTTATAAGTATTCCATTTAcaaatgtatttatttctgGATCTTATGATGGATATGTTAATTTTTGGGAATATAAAAGTACTAGTAAAATATCTGCAAATATTCACAAAATTATGACTGTACAGATAAATGgaacaataaataaattttcttttgcacacaattataaatatttatttgcgGCTATTGGTAATGAAATGAAACATGGTAGATGGACACGAACgaacaataaaaatgggCTTGTTGTAATACCAATTCAATTTTTgtcataa
- a CDS encoding heptatricopeptide repeat and RAP domain-containing protein, putative, translating to MLQRKINLCLWHRYRIRYCQNEKNKIIVSVMRKKTQEFCSNNTRYRKITVIPFDNKEVSLNLEYKNIPFDIDELNKKSKNEILNIYKIIRNKNELNKLPSDFLDNLFECTKKYIRCLLPYEIIKIYKTLNIIKKNNKDLNLLLHQHIKRIYQNFDVISISKLFQIYTFSKSKPIYIIKKLSEIFLNNLKNCNKPWCFREVISIYSYFKINSKDHIDHIFKKCMPIIAKNIMMYTPKDATIIFYSFVKMNKYDKILYHAITKNVILKIHLYEFNHLSIILNSFAKIGEKNNKLCEAICNQIKNKIKIPKTNTDLETNCLIDSSNLNSNNIEHNDTNKNHFSNFGTPKLTEIKMNDSPNYDEVIIELNKSETEYKQIKKYENKNNLLKDKILKPKDVSVILNALIKLEYYNNETFICLIPFIINNICKFSPQSLSNLAHAYSQIHIDNTLLFDKIANESIMKIHKFKNKELSNLANSFVRLNIKNKTLFTYIIDEFLYRSTIGSKFQNYKFDILSLQQFAYSFSKVGLKDEKVYNILYNTLIKKIHEIKKMKKKIIINGKNLLLENHNNQANSCSDIVINKNINSLLFRKDEMLEKNNFDFFFISTFVNSYSRAKINHKNFAHFISYIIRKKKQNNNEILSNQSLSSLIYGLTKLKIKDKKIYQLLLKECNEKIDSLQPFQIALILYSFSKLKIYSYKYVKKSIQILSMNIHNLNLNDLSLVCYSLSNFLYRDIIFLYKVQKILSLNNYEFNKTNVCQLFNSYTKLCFYYKPFYDFIFQKIFTFMHEFDEKELTNLVFSFIYYFHIVILQNYANLEKNNKPSDIDPNISNLMNGVKYFIESEENQNNEEIKIKPNTNNNNSSISREICSDLNNKKKKIDEKNKKGNIVNNNNDKTCYSLKENTSNLILKNREEFFKNELNIFFNLIFILNEKYRQKLSLISIYQLQIVDLYLRAFFTNYFSFPNYLKSFFFKCRNVKLKIDDYVLLSSKMHRNISRYLNAVGVKHKSEVIFGPYQLDIVVDFLKNDIKNKFNLNFNNEINETNHNNYNVIYKRKGLENEEVVKKEDKEKYNIIEKLLTKNIVIEVDGISHFYKESYSRTLNSIIKNYILKKFGWNIIHIPYQEWNQCYNFKTKILYAIHIFKKIIHINRDTISPKDFIYFMNNENSFNQRNINNNNTSASTSHINNMNDNFMNYDMVINNTDKNGEDEKNQHHGNNNDINTKIQQKDEKNIPDFYTIDEETIFLNQLKCRNKFQKNIMKKLRQNGKIKYDFNIVCKNNKTEECIELSDQNSKTDIET from the coding sequence ATGCTTCAAAGAAAGATAAATTTATGCCTTTGGCATAGATATAGAATAAGATATTgtcaaaatgaaaaaaataaaataatagtaagTGTAATGAGGAAAAAGACACAAGAATTTTGCTCAAATAATACAAGATACAGAAAAATTACAGTTATACCATTTGATAATAAAGAAGTGTCGTTAAATttagaatataaaaatattccttTTGATATTgatgaattaaataaaaaaagtaagaatgaaatattaaacatttataaaattataagaaataaaaatgaattaaataaattaccAAGTGATTTTTTAGATAACTTATTTGAAtgcacaaaaaaatatattcgtTGCTTATTACcttatgaaataataaaaatatataaaacattaaatataataaaaaaaaataataaagatttaaatttattattacatcaacatataaaaagaatatatcaaaattttgatGTTATAAGTATCAGTAAattatttcaaatatataccTTTTCAAAATCAAAaccaatatatataataaaaaaattatctgaaatatttttaaataatttaaaaaattgtaacaAACCTTGGTGTTTTAGAGAAgttatatctatatattcatattttaaaataaattcaaaaGATCATATAgatcatatatttaaaaaatgtatgcCTATAAtagcaaaaaatataatgatgtATACACCAAAAGACGctactattattttctacagttttgtaaaaatgaataaatatgataaaattttatatcatgctataacaaaaaatgtaattttaaaaattcatttatatgaatttaaTCACCtttcaattatattaaattctTTTGCTAAAATaggagaaaaaaataataaactatGTGAGGCCATATGTAATcaaatcaaaaataaaataaaaataccgAAAACCAATACAGATCTAGAAACAAACTGCTTAATAGATTCTTCAAATTTGAACTCAAATAATATCGAACATAATGACACGaataaaaatcatttttctaattttgGAACCCCAAAATTAactgaaataaaaatgaatgatAGCCCAAACTATGACGAAGTAATAAtagaattaaataaaagcGAAACagaatataaacaaataaaaaaatatgaaaataaaaataatttattaaaagataaaattcTTAAACCAAAAGATGTTTCTGTTATATTAAATGCTTTGATAAAACtagaatattataataatgaaacatttatttgtttaattccatttataataaataatatttgtaaattttcTCCACAATCATTAAGCAACTTGGCTCATGCTTATTCACAAATACACATTGATAATACATTgttatttgataaaattgCAAATGAGtcaataatgaaaatacataaatttaaaaataaagaattaaGTAATTTAGCTAACTCTTTTGTAcgattaaatataaaaaataaaacattgtttacttatataatagatgaatttttatatagatCTACTATTGGTTCTAAATtccaaaattataaatttgatattttGTCATTACAACAATTTGCTTACTCTTTTAGTAAAGTTGGGTTAAAGGACGAAAAAgtatataacattttatacaacactttaattaaaaaaattcatgaaataaaaaaaatgaaaaaaaaaataataataaatggaaaaaatttGTTGTTAGAAAATCATAATAACCAAGCAAACTCTTGTTCAGACATTgtgataaataaaaatataaattctttattatttagaaaagatgaaatgttagaaaaaaataatttcgatttttttttcatttcaaCATTTGTCAATTCTTATAGTAGAGCAAAAATAAACCATAAAAATTTCGCGCACTTTATTAGCTACATaattagaaaaaagaaacaaaataataatgaaatattatcaaacCAATCATTAAGTAGTTTGATTTATGGTTTAaccaaattaaaaattaaagataaaaaaatttatcaaTTATTACTAAAAGAATGCAATGAAAAAATCGATTCGTTACAACCATTTCAAATAgcattaatattatattcatttagtaaattaaaaatatattcttataaatatgttaaaaaatctatacaaatattaagTATGAATATACACAATTTGAATTTAAACGATTTATCTTTAGTGTGTTACTCATTATCAAACTTTTTATACAgagatataatatttttatataaagttcaaaaaatattatctttaaataattacgaatttaataaaactaATGTTTGTCaactttttaattcatatacaaaattatgtttttattataagccattttatgattttatattccaaaaaatatttacatttatgcatgaatttgatgaaaaagaattaaCTAATCTTGtcttttcatttatttattatttccatattgttatattacaaaattatgccaatttagaaaaaaataataaaccCTCTGACATTGATCCTAATATCAGTAACCTTATGAATGGtgtgaaatattttattgaaaGCGAAGAAAATCAgaataatgaagaaataaaaataaaaccgaatacaaacaataataattctaGCATTAGTAGGGAAATATGCAGTGAtctaaataataaaaaaaaaaaaattgacgaaaaaaataagaaaggTAATATTgttaacaataataatgataaaactTGTTATTCTTTGAAAGAAAATACGTCTAATTTAATTCTAAAAAATAGAGaagaattttttaaaaatgaattaaatatattttttaatttaatttttattttaaatgaaaaatatagacAAAAATTATCACTAATTAGTATATATCAATTGCAAATAGtagatttatatttacgcgcattttttacaaactatttttcattcccaaattatttaaaaagtttttttttcaaatgtAGAAATGTGAAACTTAAAATTGATgattatgttttattatccTCAAAAATGCATCGAAACATTTCTCGATATCTTAATGCAGTTGGGGTTAAACACAAAAGTGAAGTTATTTTTGGCCCATATCAGTTAGACATTGTTGTagattttttgaaaaatgatataaaaaataaatttaatttaaattttaacaatgaaataaatgaaacaaatcataataattataatgtaatatataaacgGAAGGGTttagaaaatgaagaagttgtaaaaaaagaagataaagaaaaatacaatataatagaaaagttactaacaaaaaatattgtcaTAGAAGTAGATGGAATAtcccatttttataaagaaaGTTATAGTAGAACATTAAAttcaataataaaaaattatattttaaaaaaatttggatggaatataatacatataccATATCAAGAATGGAATCaatgttataattttaaaaccaaaatattatatgctattcatatttttaagaaaattattcatattaatcGGGATACTATATCTCCAAAagattttatatattttatgaataatgAAAACTCATTTAATCAACGAAAtatcaataataataacactTCTGCAAGTACCtctcatataaataatatgaatgacaattttatgaattatGATATGGTCATTAATAATACTGATAAAAATGGAGAAGACGAAAAAAATCAACATCATGGAAATAATAAcgatataaatacaaaaatcCAACAAAaggatgaaaaaaatattccagATTTTTATACAATAGATGAAGAAACAATTTTCCTTAATCAGCTAAAATGTCGAAATAagtttcaaaaaaatataatgaaaaaactCAGGCAAAATGggaaaattaaatatgattttaatattgtctgcaagaataataaaactgAAGAATGTATCGAATTATCTGATCAAAATTCTAAAACAGATATCGAAACATGA
- a CDS encoding proliferating cell nuclear antigen 2, whose product MFECRIDGQFFKKLFETLKDICTEVNLECDENGIKMQSMDCSHVSLVDLNIMSDFFQHYRCDKKCVLGISINFMLKILSVIKEKSTVFLFKEDNENDAVLNIGIIDEEEQSSTEDSLEIQVKLINTQKEHLEIPQSEYHCQCTMKSKKFQEFTKYLNSIGDNVSISMKKDTMILSTTGSDIKVTKQFTNDMPDVSITCSKYVSQEFATRYLVMFSRASALSDEVLISLSPNIPVSIKFNFKQQLTELPDNSHLTFFLAPKIGEY is encoded by the exons ATGTTTGAATGCAGAATAGATGgtcaattttttaaaaagttatTCGAAACGTTGAAAGATATATGTACAGAAGTAAATTTAGAATGTGATGAAAATGGAATTAAAATGCAATCGATGGATTGCAGCCATGTATCCTTAGTTGATTTGAATATAATGTCCGatttttttcaacattACAg atgtgataaaaaatgtgtttTAGGGATAAGTATAAATTTCATgctgaaaatattatctgTGATAAAAGAAAAGTCTACcgtttttttgtttaaggaggataatgaaaatgatgcAGTTTTAAATATAGGAATTATAGATGAAGAAGAACAATCTAGTACAGAAGACTCGTTAGAAATTCAagttaaattaattaacaCACAAAAGGAACATTTGGAAATACCTCAATCTGAATATCATTGTCAATGTACAATGAAATCTAAGAAATTTCAagaatttacaaaatatttaaattctATTGGGGATAATGTATCTATATCGATGAAAAAAGATACTATGATTTTAAGCACAACAGGCTCAGATATAAAAGTAACAAAGCAATTTACAAATGATATGCCCGATGTATCTATTACATGCTCAAAATATGTTTCACAAGAATTTGCAACACGATATTTGGTTATGTTTTCACGAGCTTCAGCTTTATCGGATGAAGTTTTAATTTCTCTTTCTCCAAATATTCCAGTGTCTATCAAATTTAATTTCAAACAGCAATTAACAGAATTACCTGACAATTCACATTTGACCTTTTTCTTAGCTCCTAAGATTGGGgaatactaa
- a CDS encoding haloacid dehalogenase-like hydrolase, putative, with protein sequence MSKSVEETLKGADIKLLLIDFDGTLFVDKDIKVPKENIEAIKEAIEKGYMVSICTGRSKVGILSAFGEENLKTMNFYGMPGVYINGTIVYDQIGYTLLDETIQTDVYAELINYLVEKNLVNQTIFHRGESNYVTEDNKYADFLQKNYSENRSIIIRHNELLKYKTMNKLMIVLDPSESKQVIDNLKKKFSKKLTIFTTYNGHAEVTKLGHDKFTGINYLLKHYNISNDQVLVVGDAENDIAMLSNFKYSFVVANATDSAKYHAKCILPLTHKEGAVAYLLKKVFELKK encoded by the coding sequence ATGAGTAAAAGTGTAGAAGAAACATTAAAAGGAGCAGATATTAAACTACTCCTAATTGATTTCGATGGTACATTATTTGTAGATAAGGATATAAAAGTACCcaaagaaaatatagaagCAATAAAAGAAGCTATTGAAAAAGGATATATGGTAAGTATATGCACAGGAAGATCTAAGGTTGGTATTTTAAGTGCATTTGGtgaagaaaatttaaaaacaatgaATTTTTATGGCATGCCTggtgtatatattaacgGAACTATAGTATATGATCAAATAGGATATACTTTACTTGATGAAACAATCCAAACTGATGTTTATGcagaattaataaattaccttgttgaaaaaaatttagtTAATCAAACAATTTTTCACAGAGGAGAATCTAATTATGTAACTgaagataataaatatgcagattttttacaaaaaaattatagtgAAAATAgaagtattattattagacATAATGAGTTGTTAAAATACAAAACCATGAACAAACTTATGATAGTATTAGACCCATCTGAATCAAAACAAGTAATAGAtaatttaaagaaaaaattttcaaaaaaattgacAATATTTACAACATATAATGGGCATGCAGAAGTAACCAAGTTGGGCCATGATAAATTTACAGgcattaattatttattaaaacattataatatttcaaatgATCAAGTTTTAGTAGTAGGGGATGCAGAAAATGATATAGCCATGTTATCAAATTTTAAGTATTCCTTTGTTGTAGCAAATGCAACTGATTCAGCAAAATACCATGCAAAATGCATTCTTCCATTAACTCATAAAGAAGGTGCTGTTGCTtatttactaaaaaaagtatttgaactaaaaaaataa
- a CDS encoding ataxin-3, putative, which translates to MSKKYVYWEKQGNDRMCGLHCINSILQGPYYSEDVLAKIGKELDEKEKEFLKVSSNELIRTNSSNVLDDGFINISVLIESLRRKNILLKNAFEEDLTKIISSGYQDIGYICNLEQHWFSVRKIHNTWYVLDSLKSAPLFIKDINLKCYFNDIFKKYHIFSVQNMNPYISLPKPDINFEPKNPNQFYIPTNHISEISSVSNGFILEDKYNMNKSENSSLLSSFNKPQNFQWPKNGGRKLNDDINNISSNNMDDDGDDDFKTALRLSMEEYIKNLPPPKSEELINEDFINVMIKLPNKKIQRKFGVSKTLADIFYWIEYESVNNQQIDSSLIFKNCYYLYQLFPRRKFCKYQNGSIELQVGNKVELVHDKSLKDMKFEKEETFMMQ; encoded by the exons atgagtaaaaaatatgtatattggGAAAAGCAGGGTAATGATCGTATGTGTGGTCTTCACTGCATAAATAGTATCCTTCAg GGGCCTTATTATAGCGAAGACGTTCTGGCAAAAATAGGAAAAGAACTTGATGAAAAAGAGAaagaatttttaaaagtatCTTCTAACGAGTTAATAAGAACAAATTCATCAAATGTTTTGGATGATggttttataaatatttctgtGTTGATTGAAAGCTTAAgacgaaaaaatattttattaaaaaatgcttTTGAAGAAgatttaacaaaaataatatcaaGTGGCTATCAAGATATTGGctatatatgtaatttaGAACAACATTGGTTTAGTGTACGTAAAATTCATAATACTTGGTATGTATTAGATAGCTTAAAAAGTGCaccattatttattaaagatataaatttaaaatgttattttaatgacatttttaaaaaatatcatatattttctgtacaaaatatgaacccatatatttctttaccAAAGCCtgatataaattttgaaCCTAAAAATCCCaatcaattttatataccaACAAATCATATTTCTGAAATATCATCTGTGTCTAATGGTTTTATATTGgaagataaatataatatgaacaaatCAGAAAATAGTAGTCTCCTTTCAAGTTTTAATAAGCCTCAAAATTTTCAATGGCCAAAAAATGGGGgaagaaaattaaatgacgatataaataatattagcTCAAATAATATGGATGATGATGGCGATGACGATTTTAAAACTGCTTTGAGATTATCAATGGAAGAATATATTAAG aatCTACCACCTCCGAAAAGCGAAGAATTAATTAATGAAGATTTCATAAATGTTATGATCAAATTAccaaacaaaaaaatccAAAGAAAATTTGGCGTATCAAAAACTTTAGCg gacatattttattggaTAGAATATGAATCGGTAAATAATCAGCAGATAGACTCATCactaatttttaaaaactgCTATTATCTTTATCAATTATTCCCAAG gAGAAAGTTTTGCAAGTATCAAAATGGATCTATCGAATTACAAGTTGGCAACAAG gTTGAATTGGTTCATGACAAAAGTTTGAAGGATATGAAATTCgaaaaagaagaaacaTTTATGATGCAATAA
- a CDS encoding parasitophorous vacuolar protein 2, translating to MAFIKKIIILLIFSNIFLNGLKAKPQREANNGTTLFHLAKEKIINFIAKKKGYDKNYWVNLSDADHDINNLSFRIDQNGDVICNNDNQAVEVSITNERIFKQTKDAIYSELSIHPKIGTNSSNITKLPIKKYKNSSNVFFFNKNNNNSLSNSEAYLVCAKKNTNVVLVPKQNHEVEFIPGPWLVRVSISVYKDPLKPFGRVFRITIVDGINVLTNKQNSFFWFIPIKTFSEIYHFHMAAKDSKNGIYCNFERSLDNKSIKLHCPSWNTPYKLNTSNWMLFSVNLGMSIACATVIPQMDKIHIYNKLASKNVNNNSINDSDQYENSNDINNPNTNIEKAVKTVESITNYVRLIISGIIGISNIAYIIKETVKITNDLKEINTEFENASPIYEWTVTYPENNYQPDMALEKKKKKKFPEENSLNNFASQKGETIKKCQGIKKKKHKPTNEKQIERIIIGN from the coding sequence atggcttttataaaaaaaataattattttattaattttttcaaacatTTTTCTAAATGGCTTGAAGGCAAAACCACAAAGAGAAGCAAATAATGGGACAACTTTGTTTCATCTCGcaaaggaaaaaattataaatttcattgcaaaaaaaaaaggatatGACAAAAATTATTGGGTAAATTTATCAGATGCAGACCATgacataaataatttaagtTTTCGAATCGACCAAAATGGGGATGTTATATGTAACAACGATAACCAAGCTGTTGAAGTTTCAATAACTAATGAAAGAATATTCAAACAAACCAAAGATGCAATATATAGTGAATTATCTATTCACCCGAAAATTGGAACAAATTCTAGTAATATAACCAAACTACctataaagaaatataaaaatagttcaaatgttttttttttcaataaaaataataataatagtttGTCAAATTCTGAAGCCTATTTAGTTTGtgctaaaaaaaacacaaatgTTGTATTAGTACCAAAACAAAACCATGAAGTCGAATTTATACCAGGCCCTTGGCTAGTTAGAGTAAGTATTAGTGTTTATAAAGATCCACTTAAGCCATTTGGGAGAGTATTTCGTATAACTATAGTAGATGgaataaatgtattaacaaataaacaaaattcgTTTTTTTGGTTTATCCCAATAAAAACCTTTTCtgaaatatatcatttccATATGGCTGCAAAAGATAgtaaaaatggaatataCTGTAATTTCGAAAGAAGTTTAGATAACAAAAGTATAAAATTACATTGCCCAAGTTGGAATACTCCATATAAACTTAATACTTCAAATTGGATGCTTTTTTCTGTGAATTTAGGAATGTCAATAGCATGTGCTACTGTAATTCCCCAAATGGATAAAATACATATCTATAATAAATTAGCTagtaaaaatgtaaataataattcaataAATGATTCCGATCAGTATGAAAATTCaaatgatattaataaCCCTAATACTAATATTGAGAAAGCTGTAAAAACAGTAGAAAGTATAACCAATTATGTCCGTTTAATAATATCAGGTATAATAGGTATTTCAAatattgcatatattatcaaaGAAACAGTTAAAATAACTaatgatttaaaagaaattaatACAGAATTTGAAAATGCTTCTCCAATTTATGAATGGACTGTTACATATccagaaaataattatcaaCCAGATATGGCCCTtgagaagaaaaaaaaaaaaaaatttcctGAAGAAAattctttaaataattttgctTCTCAAAAAGGTGAaactattaaaaaatgtcaaggtataaaaaaaaaaaaacataaacctactaatgaaaaacaaataGAACGTATAATTATAGgcaattaa